From the genome of Penaeus chinensis breed Huanghai No. 1 chromosome 8, ASM1920278v2, whole genome shotgun sequence, one region includes:
- the LOC125027913 gene encoding protein Wnt-8b-like: METVLKYRVISLLVVCLVPASTSWTWNSVFLSGTKAGMPLAESIATGAQTGMRECERQFTWNRWNCPPQAFTKLHEGEPATRERSFMHAITAAGVVFTITKNCSRGELEGCSCSGGQDGKRRDWKWDGCSENVEFGSRITKQFLDALETGQDAKALVNLHNNLVGRTAVKRAMRRVCKCHGMSGSCATQTCWLQLENFAIIGNALKKEYRRATRQRDTDALEAASNSVVQLPREDGEENSIPNVDPRRLVYLDPSPNFCLANKTAGWLGTVGRECSRARGKDVAKEQRSSCRKLCRECGLQVARRIFTVKSSCNCRFKWCCSVECDTCVKKVARFTCVKPLMQRTNRY, from the exons ATGGAGACTGTACTGAAGTATAGAGTGATTTCACTTCTGGTTGTGTGTCTTGTGCCAGCTTCTACTTCTTG GACCTGGAATAGCGTCTTCCTGTCAGGAACTAAG GCAGGGATGCCCTTAGCGGAGAGCATCGCGACCGGAGCTCAGACGGGCATGAGGGAGTGCGAAAGGCAGTTCACGTGGAACCGCTGGAACTGCCCGCCTCAAGCTTTCACGAAGCT GCATGAAGGAGAACCTGCGACACGGGAGCGGTCCTTCATGCACGCCATCACAGCCGCCGGCGTTGTGTTCACCATCACCAAGAACTGCTCGCGGGGGGAGCTGGAGGGCTGCTCGTGTTCGGGCGGCCAAGACGGGAAGCGGAGGGACTGGAAGTGGGATGGCTGCTCGGAGAACGTCGAGTTCGGCTCCAGAATCACCAAGCAGTTCCTGGACGCGCTCGAGACTGGCCAGGACGCGAAGGCGCTCGTAAACCTCCACAACAACCTGGTTGGCAGAacg GCCGTCAAGAGAGCAATGCGGCGTGTGTGCAAATGCCACGGAATGTCGGGGTCTTGTGCCACGCAGACGTGCTGGCTTCAGCTCGAAAACTTCGCCATCATCGGCAATGCCCTAAAGAAGGAGTACCGCCGCGCCACCCGACAGCGTGACACCGATGCGCTGGAGGCCGCTTCGAACTCAGTGGTGCAGCTGCCTCGAGAAGACGGTGAGGAGAACTCCATTCCGAATGTGGACCCCCGGCGCCTTGTCTATCTGGATCCTTCGCCTAACTTCTGCCTTGCAAATAAAACTGCGG GATGGCTGGGCACGGTGGGGCGCGAGTGCTCAAGGGCTCGTGGTAAGGACGTGGCGAAGGAACAGAGGTCATCCTGCCGCAAGTTGTGCCGAGAGTGCGGGCTGCAGGTGGCACGGAGGATCTTCACAGTCAAATCGTCCTGCAACTGCCGCTTCAAGTGGTGCTGCAGCGTCGAGTGCGATACCTGCGTCAAGAAGGTCGCGAGGTTTACCTGCGTTAAGCCACTAATGCAGCGCACAAATCGTTATTAA